The following coding sequences lie in one Capsicum annuum cultivar UCD-10X-F1 chromosome 5, UCD10Xv1.1, whole genome shotgun sequence genomic window:
- the LOC107878629 gene encoding E3 ubiquitin-protein ligase SINAT5: MELDSIECVSSSDGVDDDEIPLHHPHIIHSQYSSSKIPNNNNNINISSSNNDGVAAIHSTTSVHELLECPVCTNSMYPPIHQCHNGHTICSTCKARAHNRCPTCRQELGDIRCLALEKVAESLELPCKYGSVGCPEIFPYYSKLKHELVCNFRPYNCPYAGSECSVVGDIPYLVAHLRDDHKVDMHSGCTFNHRYVKSNPREVENATWMLTVFNCFGQCFCLHFEAFQLGTAPVYMAFLRFMGDEMEARNYSYSLEVGGNGRKLTWEGTPRSIRDSHRKVRDSHDGLVIQRNMALFFSGGERKELKLRVTGRIWKEQQNPEGGACMPNLCT, translated from the exons atgGAGTTGGATAGTATTGAATGTGTATCATCTTCAGATGGTGTAGATGATGATGAGATCCCTTTACATCATCCACATATTATTCATTCTCAATATTCATCTTCAAAGATacctaacaacaacaataatattaatattagtaGCAGTAATAATGATGGTGTTGCAGCAATTCATTCTACAACAAGTGTTCATGAACTTCTTGAATGTCCCGTTTGTACCAATTCTATGTACCCTCCAATCCATCAG TGTCATAATGGACACACAATCTGTTCGACATGTAAAGCCAGGGCACACAACCGATGTCCCACCTGTAGACAGGAGCTTGGCGATATCAGATGTTTAGCACTGGAAAAGGTGGCTGAATCACTTGAGCTCCCTTGCAAATATGGCTCTGTTGGGTGTCCTGAGATATTTCCTTATTACAGTAAGCTAAAACATGAGTTAGTTTGCAACTTTAGACCATACAACTGCCCGTATGCTGGGTCTGAGTGCTCAGTTGTTGGTGATATTCCTTACTTGGTTGCTCATTTGAGGGATGATCACAAGGTAGACATGCACTCAGGATGCACTTTCAACCATCGGTATGTCAAATCTAATCCTCGAGAAGTGGAAAATGCTACGTGGATGTTAACA GTTTTCAATTGTTTTGGTCAGTGCTTCTGTCTCCATTTTGAAGCCTTCCAGCTGGGAACAGCTCCTGTTTACATGGCATTTCTTCGTTTTATGGGAGATGAGATGGAGGCTCGAAACTATAGCTACAGCCTGGAAGTTGGGGGTAATGGAAGAAAACTTACCTGGGAGGGTACGCCCCGAAGCATAAGAGACAGTCATAGGAAAGTAAGGGATAGCCATGATGGGCTTGTCATACAACGTAACATGGCCCTTTTCTTTTCTGGAGGGGAGAGAAAGGAGCTTAAGTTACGAGTAACTGGAAGGATATGGAAGGAACAACAGAACCCTGAAGGGGGAGCATGTATGCCCAACCTCTGTACTTGA